AAAATAAGGCAAATCCACTGGCTACCATTTTATCGGCGGCGATGATGCTGAAATACTCCTTTGGCTACAGTGAAGCTGCCCGGGAGATTGAGCAAGCTGTGGAAAAAGTATTGGATTTAGGTTACCGCACCCCGGACATCATGGAGGAGGGTAAAACCCTGGTTGACACTGTAACTATGGGGGACTTAGTTTGCCGGCATTTGGAGGATGTTTAAAATGCGGCGTGTATATCTGTATGATACAACTTTACGGGATGGTTCCCAGGGAGAGGGAATCAGTTTTTCGGTTCATGACAAGCTGAAAATCACTGCCCGGTTGGACCGACTCGGTGTAGACTACATTGAGGGGGGCTGGCCGGGCTCTAACCCCAAAGACCTGGAGTACTTTCAGCAAGTCAGGGAATTAAAGCTTAGTCATGCCAAGGTTACCGCCTTTGGCAGCACCCGGAGAGCGGGAGTAAAGCCCGAAGAGGACGCTAACTTGAGCGCCATAATCGCAGCGGGAGTACAGGCTGTGGCTATTTTTGGGAAAAGCTGGGACCTGCATGTGACTGAGGCTTTAAATGTGCCATTGCAAGAAAATTTGGCCATGATTTATGACAGCGTCAGTTTCCTAAAGAGCAAAGGCATCGAGGTAATCTATGATGCTGAACATTTCTTTGACGGTTACAAAGCTAACCCCGAATACGCTCTGGAAACCATATTGACAGCAGAGCGGGCAGGTGCCGACTGGATCGCTTTGTGTGACACCAATGGGGGTTCCTTGCCACACGAGATTTCGGGGATAGTTACAAAGGTATTATCCCTGGTTAATGTTCCCATAGGAATTCACTGTCACAATGACGGAGATCTCGCAGTGGCCAACACCCTGGCCGCAGTTCAGGCCGGCGTTACTCAGGTACAAGGTACCATTAACGGCTTAGGGGAACGCTGTGGCAATGCCAACTTGTGTTCGGTAATCCCTAACCTGCAGTTGAAAATGGGTTACAACTGCCTGGATGCTGAGCATTTAAGGCATTTGACCGAAGTGTCCCATTATGTCAGCGAGATAGCCAACGTGACTAAAGCCAACAACCAGCCCTTTGTAGGGCAAAGCGCCTTTGCCCATAAAGGCGGAATTCATGTCAGCGCAGTGCTGAAAAATCCAAAGACCTACGAGCATATGAACCCGGAACTAATCGGCAACAAGCGGCGGGTGCTGGTCTCGGAACTGGCCGGCGCCAGCAACCTGCAGTATAAAGCTCAGGAACTGGGAATGAAGCTTTTGAACAACAAAGAACAGAACAGGAAAATCATCCAGGAGATCAAGCGGCTCGAGTATGAAGGCTACCAGTTTGAGGGAGCTGAAGCTTCATTGGAACTGTTCCTGAAGCGAGCCACGGGGGAATACCAGTCCAGCTTTTCCTTGGAATCAATCAAGGTGCTGGTGGAAAAGCGGGGCGGCCAGGAGATGCTCACGGAAGCTATGATAAAGCTACGGGTTGGCGAGCGGGTGGTGCATACGGCAGCGGAAGGCAACGGTCCGGTTAACGCCCTCGATAACGCGCTGCGCAAAGCCTTGGAAGAATGCTATCCCTTCCTCAAGGAAATGCATTTAAGCGACTACAAGGTGCGGGTGCTGGATGAAAAAGATGCTACCAAAGCAAAGGTGCGGGTGCTCATCGAATCCAGGGATACTTCAGGGTCCTGGAGCACTATGGGTGTTTCCCATAATATTATCGAAGCCAGCTGGCAGGCCCTGGTGGACAGTATGGATTATGCCATGATGCGGCAAATGGCCAATGAAGCCGACGAAGAAGTTGTTTTAAAGGCTTCACAAGGTTAGGAGTGTCCTTATCAAATAAAAAGTAAACCCCCAATCCTATGAATATGTTTAGGAGTAAGGGGTTTTCTTTTTTTTTAAAATTTCGGAACTATTTTCGCTTTTTATTCGTCTTATTAAACAAAGTAATACAATCTTCATGGGCTGAGCGTTTTTTCAGATTATTGATTGGAGGGTTCCGGATGCAAAGGTCAACTGCCAAAGGTTTGTTTGTTGGCATCATGACTATTCTGCTGCTTTTGGCCATATTTGGCAATTCGCTGGCCACAATTATTTGAAAGTTTCTTCGGACAACATGGGGCTGACATAAAGAAATCCCTCCACCGAGGGACTTTCAGCTGGTAGACAAATGCAAAAATTGTAACCCATTGTGTGTAGCTGCGACATTATGACAAGCCCTAGAGCGCTCTGCGAAGAGTTTGACTGGAAGCGGACGAGCGGCACGGACGCCGCGAGAGCGGTGGAGCGATAGGACGTCGCGTCACCGCGTGCCGCTGGAAGTTAAACGCTTAAGCAGCAAGCGCTCTTGGCGATAGTCTTTGGAGCAGCGGACACAATGGTTAACATTTTCAGGGTAATCTGAAATCCCTCCCGCCGGAGGGATTTCTTTGTATAGAGAAGGGAAAAAGCCATAGAATAATGTTAAGATAAAGCCGAATGTAAACGTGGAGGAGAGAGTATATTCACCCGTACCTGCAGTACGGGATTTTCTATATGAAAATTTTTTGAAATACTTGACTGGGATCAAGTACAATATAAGTATGATTAAAGAATAGTTGGGGTGGTTAGTTTGAAAATTGCACAGCGGGTTGCGGGTATAACGCCATCTAAAACACTGGCCATTACTGCTAAGGCCAAGGAACTAAAAGAGCAAGGCTATGATGTGGTGGGACTGGGGGCCGGTGAACCTGATTTCAATACGCCGCAGCACATTATTGACGCGGCGATCAATGCTATGGAAGCCGGCCATACCAAATATACCCCGGCCGCCGGGATTCCGGAACTTAAAAAGGCAATTTGTGAAAAACTGGAGAAGGAAAACGGGCTGAGCTACAAGCCGGCGCAGATTATCGTCTGCAACGGAGCCAAACACGCCTTATATAATCTGTTTCAGGCCCTTTTGGACCCGGGAGACGAAGTGCTGATCCCGTCTCCCTACTGGGTTAGCT
This region of Zhaonella formicivorans genomic DNA includes:
- the cimA gene encoding citramalate synthase yields the protein MRRVYLYDTTLRDGSQGEGISFSVHDKLKITARLDRLGVDYIEGGWPGSNPKDLEYFQQVRELKLSHAKVTAFGSTRRAGVKPEEDANLSAIIAAGVQAVAIFGKSWDLHVTEALNVPLQENLAMIYDSVSFLKSKGIEVIYDAEHFFDGYKANPEYALETILTAERAGADWIALCDTNGGSLPHEISGIVTKVLSLVNVPIGIHCHNDGDLAVANTLAAVQAGVTQVQGTINGLGERCGNANLCSVIPNLQLKMGYNCLDAEHLRHLTEVSHYVSEIANVTKANNQPFVGQSAFAHKGGIHVSAVLKNPKTYEHMNPELIGNKRRVLVSELAGASNLQYKAQELGMKLLNNKEQNRKIIQEIKRLEYEGYQFEGAEASLELFLKRATGEYQSSFSLESIKVLVEKRGGQEMLTEAMIKLRVGERVVHTAAEGNGPVNALDNALRKALEECYPFLKEMHLSDYKVRVLDEKDATKAKVRVLIESRDTSGSWSTMGVSHNIIEASWQALVDSMDYAMMRQMANEADEEVVLKASQG